One window from the genome of Lawsonibacter asaccharolyticus encodes:
- a CDS encoding imidazolonepropionase has protein sequence MRLLPLEKGSNYHMERVLLFNIGVLATPLGYGPKGGAAQGAIQIQRDAWVLLEGERIFQVGTGTPPDIDAERIDAEGGLVTPGLVDAHTHLIFGGWRQNELGMKLHGVPYLDILAQGGGILSTVKSTRSASEEELTEKASLALSEMLSFGTTTCEAKSGYGLTTDEELKQLRAIQKLQERHAVDVVATFMGAHALPSEYKGNRDAYIRLLCEEMIPAVAEQKIAKFCDVFCETGVFNAQESRKILETGRKYGLTPKIHADEIDPIGGSVLAGELGAVSAEHLIVCPPEGISSMAKGGTVACLLPATSFYLGAGFAPARSMVEAGVPVAMASDFNPGSCPCLNMQFVIGLGCLKYKLTPEEVLTAVTLNGAAAIGMADQIGSVEVGKLGDLVVWDAPDLDYICYRIGSNLVKKVIKRGRMVP, from the coding sequence GTGCGTCTCCTCCCTCTTGAGAAAGGATCGAACTATCATATGGAACGAGTGCTGCTCTTCAACATCGGCGTTCTTGCCACTCCGCTGGGATACGGACCCAAAGGCGGGGCAGCTCAGGGCGCCATCCAAATCCAAAGAGATGCGTGGGTGCTGCTAGAAGGCGAACGGATTTTTCAGGTTGGGACTGGCACCCCTCCCGACATAGATGCTGAACGGATAGATGCAGAGGGAGGACTGGTCACGCCGGGCCTTGTGGACGCACATACCCACCTGATTTTTGGCGGTTGGAGACAGAATGAGCTTGGTATGAAACTCCATGGTGTCCCCTATCTCGATATCCTTGCCCAAGGCGGCGGTATCCTTTCTACCGTCAAAAGTACACGGTCGGCCAGCGAAGAGGAGCTGACAGAGAAGGCGTCCCTGGCGTTAAGTGAGATGCTGTCCTTCGGCACCACCACCTGTGAGGCCAAGAGCGGATATGGCCTTACGACCGATGAGGAGCTAAAACAGCTTCGCGCGATCCAAAAGTTACAGGAGAGGCATGCTGTGGACGTAGTGGCCACCTTTATGGGGGCCCATGCACTGCCTTCTGAGTATAAAGGAAACCGGGACGCATATATCCGTCTTTTGTGCGAAGAAATGATCCCAGCAGTTGCGGAACAGAAAATCGCTAAGTTCTGTGATGTGTTCTGCGAAACAGGCGTATTTAATGCACAAGAGAGCCGAAAAATTTTGGAAACGGGCCGCAAATATGGCCTGACTCCCAAAATACATGCAGATGAAATCGATCCGATTGGTGGATCTGTCTTGGCCGGAGAGCTGGGTGCGGTCTCTGCGGAACATTTAATTGTCTGTCCGCCTGAAGGAATCTCCAGTATGGCAAAAGGGGGCACAGTAGCCTGCCTTCTGCCGGCTACTAGCTTTTACCTGGGGGCCGGTTTTGCGCCTGCACGTTCGATGGTGGAAGCTGGAGTGCCGGTTGCCATGGCATCAGATTTCAATCCTGGCTCTTGCCCATGCTTGAATATGCAGTTTGTTATTGGACTGGGATGCCTGAAGTACAAGCTTACGCCGGAAGAAGTGCTAACAGCTGTCACGCTTAATGGTGCTGCCGCAATTGGGATGGCTGACCAAATCGGCTCTGTGGAAGTCGGAAAACTGGGCGACCTTGTGGTTTGGGACGCACCGGATTTGGACTACATCTGCTACCGCATTGGAAGCAATTTGGTCAAAAAAGTTATCAAAAGAGGCCGAATGGTACCGTAG
- a CDS encoding Na+/solute symporter: MTPNQITMLIILIAYMAVVLAVGLYASRRVKGSEDFLLAGRSMGLFVLVGTLCATQLGGGNIIGTSTNGYNQGLSGMTFGVSTGLAMLVLGLLMAKPMRKMGLCTISDFVYNRYQSNTARVLTSVFSFAALVGILAAQVGAISKVLTVFGINTTVAAVIAICVIILYTAFSGMWGVALTDVIQLIVIFIGVPLTTFIGLIKIGGWSGLVEKLSTMNVPGGIDTYMSPTGIGLAAMASIALPMIAYEIIGQDFYQRLLSAKNERIAKTGCIIAGCILMAMGVNSAIDGMLARAFLGDTLTEVSAIASLAVEVLPTVAAGIVIAALCAAVMSTADSLLLACTSHVVNDIYLGAMGKSASDEKSSKTILRMSVVTTVVVGIASLFVALAIPGIIEILDYAYTFYASGLVAPVLLGLFWKKGNALAAVSSIVVGGVVSLLCVFGILPIPVDAIIVGMSASFIDYVVVALVTGKKEG; encoded by the coding sequence ATGACACCCAATCAAATCACAATGCTGATAATCCTGATCGCCTATATGGCGGTCGTGCTTGCTGTGGGTCTTTATGCATCCCGCAGGGTAAAAGGCTCTGAAGACTTCCTTTTGGCTGGCCGGTCCATGGGCCTGTTTGTCCTGGTGGGTACTCTGTGTGCTACCCAGCTGGGCGGCGGCAACATCATCGGAACCTCTACAAATGGCTATAATCAGGGATTGTCCGGCATGACATTCGGCGTTTCTACCGGCCTCGCCATGCTGGTGCTGGGTTTGCTGATGGCAAAGCCCATGCGTAAAATGGGACTGTGTACGATCAGCGACTTCGTTTATAACCGCTACCAGTCCAACACTGCGCGTGTCCTCACGAGTGTATTCTCCTTTGCGGCTCTGGTCGGGATCCTTGCCGCCCAGGTCGGTGCCATCTCCAAGGTGCTGACTGTATTTGGAATCAACACTACAGTAGCAGCTGTGATCGCTATCTGTGTGATCATTCTTTATACAGCCTTTTCCGGCATGTGGGGAGTGGCCCTCACCGACGTGATCCAGCTTATCGTCATCTTCATCGGGGTCCCCCTGACTACGTTTATTGGCCTGATTAAAATTGGTGGTTGGAGCGGACTGGTTGAAAAACTGTCCACCATGAACGTTCCGGGCGGCATTGATACTTACATGAGTCCCACCGGCATCGGTCTTGCAGCAATGGCGTCCATCGCGCTGCCGATGATCGCCTATGAAATCATCGGTCAGGATTTCTACCAGAGACTGCTCTCTGCAAAGAATGAACGAATCGCAAAGACCGGCTGTATCATTGCCGGCTGTATTCTGATGGCAATGGGCGTCAACAGCGCTATAGACGGTATGCTGGCCCGTGCCTTCCTGGGCGATACCCTGACTGAGGTAAGCGCCATCGCCTCTCTGGCTGTGGAGGTGCTGCCCACCGTGGCCGCCGGCATTGTGATCGCTGCTCTGTGTGCTGCCGTCATGTCCACTGCTGACTCTCTGCTGCTGGCTTGCACTTCCCATGTAGTCAACGACATCTACCTGGGTGCTATGGGTAAGTCTGCCAGCGATGAAAAGAGTTCCAAGACGATTCTGCGGATGTCTGTGGTGACTACCGTAGTGGTCGGTATCGCATCCCTTTTCGTGGCCTTGGCCATCCCTGGCATCATTGAGATCCTGGACTATGCTTATACTTTCTATGCCAGCGGTCTGGTCGCCCCTGTTCTCTTAGGCCTGTTCTGGAAAAAGGGCAACGCTTTGGCAGCAGTTTCTTCCATCGTTGTAGGTGGCGTTGTCTCACTGCTGTGCGTATTTGGTATTCTTCCCATCCCGGTGGATGCTATTATCGTTGGTATGAGTGCCTCCTTTATTGATTACGTTGTGGTCGCTCTGGTAACTGGAAAGAAAGAGGGCTGA